One window of Amaranthus tricolor cultivar Red isolate AtriRed21 chromosome 11, ASM2621246v1, whole genome shotgun sequence genomic DNA carries:
- the LOC130826744 gene encoding uncharacterized protein LOC130826744 isoform X2, with protein MNCGSEEDEAEVEEVEHFDDFTLASSWERFISEIEAVCRRWMADGPKNLLEKGAVPVGTSEDFYKAKYELKYDKKSYCMEYYFKEKHKGKVTTWDSSRHNLQMAFGVTEFLIIYPQSASGVVLDAPEACKLLSAVAIALSNCCGLWPAFVPVFDPSRKAHIGIQNLGTVFTRRFESDCIRSQVPVKLMHLEGLYELFVSKFAFSAVDFSVHRYKIHFTMRLTYRTLPYDDDDDYMHESEAENTESSVSAKQELHQRSQWDDDCPWSSWYSAEDPVKGFELVATWLGKSIESSLEMAEIENSSPHDAEVWLLLPILSEILNDGRKVKAVGFASQLSLLVVALEMSFEAQFLEDFVSDSSAEKLRSSAAIPPPTVIDRVLKELFHEGVAALVFSKGENKSSRAIKGAPSESLFAQFCLHALWLGNCNIRAIAILWIEFIREVRWCWEESQPLPKVTINDTIDLSSCLIYQKLQMLAICIEKKREANAEFFDATEDNDDVSGHIAEEHLRSKSNPPRSLNKGTHSKEKQHGWNNPGKSLDDLSSIEEASDLVRRGSSGVAGSMMLLSSCQRMHAPYTQDAPLMTEDMHEERLQAVAALSDSSSFNAQLEREILSSDMSAFKAANPDAVFEDFIRWHSPGDWISDGSAERESSGPQLIGDWPPSGRLSKRMSEQGNFWRKLWNDAPALPAYEQKLLLDPNREGEKILHYLETVRPHQLLEQMICTAFRASADTLNQASFGDLSQMRSKLDQLYQTMACTLRPLQANQLSQDTEIFEDLKRLCVVFGHVEGLIILSTSLHRKFILAPRLFNAIFNDYYNFYLPRMGNSEAEVDFDKEFNQKQQVSIDERNAVADLFLPPTATQSWRKVLSMGNLLNGHEPVLREIIFTTCDDTSNNHYAAHNPSGARQEIETYRMYIEGTSNDLGVALSVVSCD; from the exons GAGAAAGGTGCGGTGCCTGTTGGAACTTCGGAAGACTTCTATAAGGCCAAGTATGAGctaaaatatgataaaaagaGCTACTGTATGGAATATTACTTTAAAGAGAAGCATAAAG GCAAAGTCACAACATGGGACTCTAGTCGGCACAATTTGCAGATGGCGTTTGGTGTCACCGAGTTTTTG ATAATTTATCCCCAAAGTGCAAGTGGTGTAGTATTGGATGCACCAGAGGCCTGTAAGCTTCTCAGTGCAGTTGCAATTGCTTTATCCAACTGTTGCGG TCTTTGGCCAGCCTTTGTCCCTGTTTTTGACCCTTCTCGGAAAGCTCATATTGGTATTCAAAATTTGGGAACCGTGTTCACAAGAAGATTTGAATCGGACTGCATCAGGAGTCAGGTTCCTGTGAAGCTTATGCATTTGGAAGGGTTATATGAGTTGTTTGTGTCTAAATTT GCCTTCTCTGCTGTGGACTTCTCTGTCCATCGGTACAAAATTCACTTTACCATGAGGCTTACATACAGAACCCTTCcatacgatgatgatgatgattatatgCATGAATCTGAAGCCGAGAACACAGAATCAAGTGTCAGTGCCAAGCAGGAACTGCATCAAAGATCACAATGGGATGATGACTGCCCTTGGAGTTCATGGTATTCAGCTGAAGATCCCGTAAAAG GATTTGAGTTGGTTGCTACATGGTTGGGTAAATCGATCGAGAGCTCTCTTGAGATGGCTGAAATCGAAAATTCTTCACCTCATGATGCTGAAGTTTGGCTTTTACTTCCGATTCTCTCAGAGATTTT AAATGATGGTCGGAAAGTAAAAGCTGTTGGATTTGCTTCTCAACTCTCTCTCCTGGTTGTTGCCTTAGAGATGTCATTTGAGGCTCAGTTTTTGGAAGACTTTGTGTCAG ATTCTAGTGCAGAAAAACTGAGATCTTCAGCAGCTATTCCTCCACCAACTGTTATCGATCGTGTACTCAAAGAGCTTTTTCATGAAG GAGTTGCAGCATTAGTTTTTTCAAAAGGCGAGAATAAAAGTTCTCGAGCTATTAAAGGCGCACCATCAGAGTCTTTGTTTGCACAATTTTGCTTACATGCTCTGTGGCTGGGTAACTGCAATATCCGTG CTATTGCTATACTTTGGATTGAGTTTATTCGAGAAGTTCGTTGGTGTTGGGAAGAGTCTCAACCGTTGCCTAAAGTAACAATTAACGACACCATAGATCTCTCCTCTTGTTTAATTTATCAGAAATTACAAATG CTTGCAATCTGCATTGAAAAGAAGCGTGAAGCAAATGCAGAATTCTTTGATGCCACAGAAGACAACGATGATGTATCTGGTCACATAGCGGAG GAACATTTGCGTTCCAAGTCAAATCCCCCAAGAAGTTTGAACAAGGGTACCCACAG CAAAGAGAAACAACATGGTTGGAATAACCCTGGAAAATCGCTTGATGATCTTTCTTCAATTGAAGAAGCATCTGATCTTGTTAGAAGAGGTTCATCTGGTGTTGCAGGGTCAATGATGCTGTTGAGTTCATGCCAAAGAATGCATGCTCCATATACTCAG GATGCACCATTAATGACCGAAGATATGCATGAAGAGAGGCTACAAGCTGTTGCAGCTCTCAGTGATTCATCT AGTTTTAATGCGCAGCTCGAGAGAGAGATCTTGTCATCAG ATATGTCAGCTTTCAAAGCAGCAAATCCCGATGCTGTTTTTGAGGACTTTATTCGATGGCATTCACCTGGAGATTGGATTAGTGATGGCAGTGCGGAAAGGGAATCATCTGGCCCTCAGTTGATTGGTGATTGGCCTCCAAGTGGACGACTCTCAAAGAGAATGTCCGAACAAGGGAATTTTTGGCGGAAACTTTGGAACGATGCACCTGCTTTGCCGGCTTATGAGCAGAAACTGCTTTTGGACCCAAATCGAGAGGGAGAGAAG ATTCTTCATTATTTAGAGACAGTACGACCACACCAACTACTTGAGCAAATGATTTGTACAGCTTTTAGAGCATCAGCTGATACCTTAAATCAGGCAAGCTTTGGTGATTTGAGTCAAATGAGGAGCAAACTTGATCAGCTTTACCAGACAATGGCTTGTACATTGAGGCCTCTGCAAG CAAATCAACTATCACAAGACACTGAGATTTTTGAAGATCTCAAACGGCTGTGCGTTGTATTTGGACACGTTGAAGGATTGATAATTTTGTCAACTTCTCTTCATCGGAAGTTTATTCTTGCGCCTCGGCTTTTCAATGCAATATTCAATGATTACTATAACTTTTACCTTCCCAGGATGGGTAACAGTGAAGCTGAAGTCGACTTTGACAAG GAGTTCAACCAGAAGCAACAAGTAAGCATTGACGAAAGAAATGCTGTTGCAGATCTATTTTTACCGCCTACTGCTACTCAGTCATGGAGAAAAGTATTAAGCATGGGAAATCTTCTAAATGGGCATGAACCTGTGCTTAGAGAAATCATCTTTACTACTTGTGACGATACTAGTAACAATCATTATGCAGCACACAATCCTTCAGGTGCTCGACaagaaatcgaaacttaccgtATGTACATTGAAGGAACCTCAAATGACTTGGGTGTTGCCCTCTCTGTTGTGTCATGTGATTGA
- the LOC130826744 gene encoding uncharacterized protein LOC130826744 isoform X1: MNCGSEEDEAEVEEVEHFDDFTLASSWERFISEIEAVCRRWMADGPKNLLEKGAVPVGTSEDFYKAKYELKYDKKSYCMEYYFKEKHKGKVTTWDSSRHNLQMAFGVTEFLIIYPQSASGVVLDAPEACKLLSAVAIALSNCCGLWPAFVPVFDPSRKAHIGIQNLGTVFTRRFESDCIRSQVPVKLMHLEGLYELFVSKFAFSAVDFSVHRYKIHFTMRLTYRTLPYDDDDDYMHESEAENTESSVSAKQELHQRSQWDDDCPWSSWYSAEDPVKGFELVATWLGKSIESSLEMAEIENSSPHDAEVWLLLPILSEILNDGRKVKAVGFASQLSLLVVALEMSFEAQFLEDFVSVDSSAEKLRSSAAIPPPTVIDRVLKELFHEGVAALVFSKGENKSSRAIKGAPSESLFAQFCLHALWLGNCNIRAIAILWIEFIREVRWCWEESQPLPKVTINDTIDLSSCLIYQKLQMLAICIEKKREANAEFFDATEDNDDVSGHIAEEHLRSKSNPPRSLNKGTHSKEKQHGWNNPGKSLDDLSSIEEASDLVRRGSSGVAGSMMLLSSCQRMHAPYTQDAPLMTEDMHEERLQAVAALSDSSSFNAQLEREILSSDMSAFKAANPDAVFEDFIRWHSPGDWISDGSAERESSGPQLIGDWPPSGRLSKRMSEQGNFWRKLWNDAPALPAYEQKLLLDPNREGEKILHYLETVRPHQLLEQMICTAFRASADTLNQASFGDLSQMRSKLDQLYQTMACTLRPLQANQLSQDTEIFEDLKRLCVVFGHVEGLIILSTSLHRKFILAPRLFNAIFNDYYNFYLPRMGNSEAEVDFDKEFNQKQQVSIDERNAVADLFLPPTATQSWRKVLSMGNLLNGHEPVLREIIFTTCDDTSNNHYAAHNPSGARQEIETYRMYIEGTSNDLGVALSVVSCD, encoded by the exons GAGAAAGGTGCGGTGCCTGTTGGAACTTCGGAAGACTTCTATAAGGCCAAGTATGAGctaaaatatgataaaaagaGCTACTGTATGGAATATTACTTTAAAGAGAAGCATAAAG GCAAAGTCACAACATGGGACTCTAGTCGGCACAATTTGCAGATGGCGTTTGGTGTCACCGAGTTTTTG ATAATTTATCCCCAAAGTGCAAGTGGTGTAGTATTGGATGCACCAGAGGCCTGTAAGCTTCTCAGTGCAGTTGCAATTGCTTTATCCAACTGTTGCGG TCTTTGGCCAGCCTTTGTCCCTGTTTTTGACCCTTCTCGGAAAGCTCATATTGGTATTCAAAATTTGGGAACCGTGTTCACAAGAAGATTTGAATCGGACTGCATCAGGAGTCAGGTTCCTGTGAAGCTTATGCATTTGGAAGGGTTATATGAGTTGTTTGTGTCTAAATTT GCCTTCTCTGCTGTGGACTTCTCTGTCCATCGGTACAAAATTCACTTTACCATGAGGCTTACATACAGAACCCTTCcatacgatgatgatgatgattatatgCATGAATCTGAAGCCGAGAACACAGAATCAAGTGTCAGTGCCAAGCAGGAACTGCATCAAAGATCACAATGGGATGATGACTGCCCTTGGAGTTCATGGTATTCAGCTGAAGATCCCGTAAAAG GATTTGAGTTGGTTGCTACATGGTTGGGTAAATCGATCGAGAGCTCTCTTGAGATGGCTGAAATCGAAAATTCTTCACCTCATGATGCTGAAGTTTGGCTTTTACTTCCGATTCTCTCAGAGATTTT AAATGATGGTCGGAAAGTAAAAGCTGTTGGATTTGCTTCTCAACTCTCTCTCCTGGTTGTTGCCTTAGAGATGTCATTTGAGGCTCAGTTTTTGGAAGACTTTGTGTCAG TAGATTCTAGTGCAGAAAAACTGAGATCTTCAGCAGCTATTCCTCCACCAACTGTTATCGATCGTGTACTCAAAGAGCTTTTTCATGAAG GAGTTGCAGCATTAGTTTTTTCAAAAGGCGAGAATAAAAGTTCTCGAGCTATTAAAGGCGCACCATCAGAGTCTTTGTTTGCACAATTTTGCTTACATGCTCTGTGGCTGGGTAACTGCAATATCCGTG CTATTGCTATACTTTGGATTGAGTTTATTCGAGAAGTTCGTTGGTGTTGGGAAGAGTCTCAACCGTTGCCTAAAGTAACAATTAACGACACCATAGATCTCTCCTCTTGTTTAATTTATCAGAAATTACAAATG CTTGCAATCTGCATTGAAAAGAAGCGTGAAGCAAATGCAGAATTCTTTGATGCCACAGAAGACAACGATGATGTATCTGGTCACATAGCGGAG GAACATTTGCGTTCCAAGTCAAATCCCCCAAGAAGTTTGAACAAGGGTACCCACAG CAAAGAGAAACAACATGGTTGGAATAACCCTGGAAAATCGCTTGATGATCTTTCTTCAATTGAAGAAGCATCTGATCTTGTTAGAAGAGGTTCATCTGGTGTTGCAGGGTCAATGATGCTGTTGAGTTCATGCCAAAGAATGCATGCTCCATATACTCAG GATGCACCATTAATGACCGAAGATATGCATGAAGAGAGGCTACAAGCTGTTGCAGCTCTCAGTGATTCATCT AGTTTTAATGCGCAGCTCGAGAGAGAGATCTTGTCATCAG ATATGTCAGCTTTCAAAGCAGCAAATCCCGATGCTGTTTTTGAGGACTTTATTCGATGGCATTCACCTGGAGATTGGATTAGTGATGGCAGTGCGGAAAGGGAATCATCTGGCCCTCAGTTGATTGGTGATTGGCCTCCAAGTGGACGACTCTCAAAGAGAATGTCCGAACAAGGGAATTTTTGGCGGAAACTTTGGAACGATGCACCTGCTTTGCCGGCTTATGAGCAGAAACTGCTTTTGGACCCAAATCGAGAGGGAGAGAAG ATTCTTCATTATTTAGAGACAGTACGACCACACCAACTACTTGAGCAAATGATTTGTACAGCTTTTAGAGCATCAGCTGATACCTTAAATCAGGCAAGCTTTGGTGATTTGAGTCAAATGAGGAGCAAACTTGATCAGCTTTACCAGACAATGGCTTGTACATTGAGGCCTCTGCAAG CAAATCAACTATCACAAGACACTGAGATTTTTGAAGATCTCAAACGGCTGTGCGTTGTATTTGGACACGTTGAAGGATTGATAATTTTGTCAACTTCTCTTCATCGGAAGTTTATTCTTGCGCCTCGGCTTTTCAATGCAATATTCAATGATTACTATAACTTTTACCTTCCCAGGATGGGTAACAGTGAAGCTGAAGTCGACTTTGACAAG GAGTTCAACCAGAAGCAACAAGTAAGCATTGACGAAAGAAATGCTGTTGCAGATCTATTTTTACCGCCTACTGCTACTCAGTCATGGAGAAAAGTATTAAGCATGGGAAATCTTCTAAATGGGCATGAACCTGTGCTTAGAGAAATCATCTTTACTACTTGTGACGATACTAGTAACAATCATTATGCAGCACACAATCCTTCAGGTGCTCGACaagaaatcgaaacttaccgtATGTACATTGAAGGAACCTCAAATGACTTGGGTGTTGCCCTCTCTGTTGTGTCATGTGATTGA
- the LOC130826744 gene encoding uncharacterized protein LOC130826744 isoform X3, whose translation MHQRPVSFSVQLQLLYPTVAAFVPVFDPSRKAHIGIQNLGTVFTRRFESDCIRSQVPVKLMHLEGLYELFVSKFAFSAVDFSVHRYKIHFTMRLTYRTLPYDDDDDYMHESEAENTESSVSAKQELHQRSQWDDDCPWSSWYSAEDPVKGFELVATWLGKSIESSLEMAEIENSSPHDAEVWLLLPILSEILNDGRKVKAVGFASQLSLLVVALEMSFEAQFLEDFVSVDSSAEKLRSSAAIPPPTVIDRVLKELFHEGVAALVFSKGENKSSRAIKGAPSESLFAQFCLHALWLGNCNIRAIAILWIEFIREVRWCWEESQPLPKVTINDTIDLSSCLIYQKLQMLAICIEKKREANAEFFDATEDNDDVSGHIAEEHLRSKSNPPRSLNKGTHSKEKQHGWNNPGKSLDDLSSIEEASDLVRRGSSGVAGSMMLLSSCQRMHAPYTQDAPLMTEDMHEERLQAVAALSDSSSFNAQLEREILSSDMSAFKAANPDAVFEDFIRWHSPGDWISDGSAERESSGPQLIGDWPPSGRLSKRMSEQGNFWRKLWNDAPALPAYEQKLLLDPNREGEKILHYLETVRPHQLLEQMICTAFRASADTLNQASFGDLSQMRSKLDQLYQTMACTLRPLQANQLSQDTEIFEDLKRLCVVFGHVEGLIILSTSLHRKFILAPRLFNAIFNDYYNFYLPRMGNSEAEVDFDKEFNQKQQVSIDERNAVADLFLPPTATQSWRKVLSMGNLLNGHEPVLREIIFTTCDDTSNNHYAAHNPSGARQEIETYRMYIEGTSNDLGVALSVVSCD comes from the exons ATGCACCAGAGGCCTGTAAGCTTCTCAGTGCAGTTGCAATTGCTTTATCCAACTGTTGCGG CCTTTGTCCCTGTTTTTGACCCTTCTCGGAAAGCTCATATTGGTATTCAAAATTTGGGAACCGTGTTCACAAGAAGATTTGAATCGGACTGCATCAGGAGTCAGGTTCCTGTGAAGCTTATGCATTTGGAAGGGTTATATGAGTTGTTTGTGTCTAAATTT GCCTTCTCTGCTGTGGACTTCTCTGTCCATCGGTACAAAATTCACTTTACCATGAGGCTTACATACAGAACCCTTCcatacgatgatgatgatgattatatgCATGAATCTGAAGCCGAGAACACAGAATCAAGTGTCAGTGCCAAGCAGGAACTGCATCAAAGATCACAATGGGATGATGACTGCCCTTGGAGTTCATGGTATTCAGCTGAAGATCCCGTAAAAG GATTTGAGTTGGTTGCTACATGGTTGGGTAAATCGATCGAGAGCTCTCTTGAGATGGCTGAAATCGAAAATTCTTCACCTCATGATGCTGAAGTTTGGCTTTTACTTCCGATTCTCTCAGAGATTTT AAATGATGGTCGGAAAGTAAAAGCTGTTGGATTTGCTTCTCAACTCTCTCTCCTGGTTGTTGCCTTAGAGATGTCATTTGAGGCTCAGTTTTTGGAAGACTTTGTGTCAG TAGATTCTAGTGCAGAAAAACTGAGATCTTCAGCAGCTATTCCTCCACCAACTGTTATCGATCGTGTACTCAAAGAGCTTTTTCATGAAG GAGTTGCAGCATTAGTTTTTTCAAAAGGCGAGAATAAAAGTTCTCGAGCTATTAAAGGCGCACCATCAGAGTCTTTGTTTGCACAATTTTGCTTACATGCTCTGTGGCTGGGTAACTGCAATATCCGTG CTATTGCTATACTTTGGATTGAGTTTATTCGAGAAGTTCGTTGGTGTTGGGAAGAGTCTCAACCGTTGCCTAAAGTAACAATTAACGACACCATAGATCTCTCCTCTTGTTTAATTTATCAGAAATTACAAATG CTTGCAATCTGCATTGAAAAGAAGCGTGAAGCAAATGCAGAATTCTTTGATGCCACAGAAGACAACGATGATGTATCTGGTCACATAGCGGAG GAACATTTGCGTTCCAAGTCAAATCCCCCAAGAAGTTTGAACAAGGGTACCCACAG CAAAGAGAAACAACATGGTTGGAATAACCCTGGAAAATCGCTTGATGATCTTTCTTCAATTGAAGAAGCATCTGATCTTGTTAGAAGAGGTTCATCTGGTGTTGCAGGGTCAATGATGCTGTTGAGTTCATGCCAAAGAATGCATGCTCCATATACTCAG GATGCACCATTAATGACCGAAGATATGCATGAAGAGAGGCTACAAGCTGTTGCAGCTCTCAGTGATTCATCT AGTTTTAATGCGCAGCTCGAGAGAGAGATCTTGTCATCAG ATATGTCAGCTTTCAAAGCAGCAAATCCCGATGCTGTTTTTGAGGACTTTATTCGATGGCATTCACCTGGAGATTGGATTAGTGATGGCAGTGCGGAAAGGGAATCATCTGGCCCTCAGTTGATTGGTGATTGGCCTCCAAGTGGACGACTCTCAAAGAGAATGTCCGAACAAGGGAATTTTTGGCGGAAACTTTGGAACGATGCACCTGCTTTGCCGGCTTATGAGCAGAAACTGCTTTTGGACCCAAATCGAGAGGGAGAGAAG ATTCTTCATTATTTAGAGACAGTACGACCACACCAACTACTTGAGCAAATGATTTGTACAGCTTTTAGAGCATCAGCTGATACCTTAAATCAGGCAAGCTTTGGTGATTTGAGTCAAATGAGGAGCAAACTTGATCAGCTTTACCAGACAATGGCTTGTACATTGAGGCCTCTGCAAG CAAATCAACTATCACAAGACACTGAGATTTTTGAAGATCTCAAACGGCTGTGCGTTGTATTTGGACACGTTGAAGGATTGATAATTTTGTCAACTTCTCTTCATCGGAAGTTTATTCTTGCGCCTCGGCTTTTCAATGCAATATTCAATGATTACTATAACTTTTACCTTCCCAGGATGGGTAACAGTGAAGCTGAAGTCGACTTTGACAAG GAGTTCAACCAGAAGCAACAAGTAAGCATTGACGAAAGAAATGCTGTTGCAGATCTATTTTTACCGCCTACTGCTACTCAGTCATGGAGAAAAGTATTAAGCATGGGAAATCTTCTAAATGGGCATGAACCTGTGCTTAGAGAAATCATCTTTACTACTTGTGACGATACTAGTAACAATCATTATGCAGCACACAATCCTTCAGGTGCTCGACaagaaatcgaaacttaccgtATGTACATTGAAGGAACCTCAAATGACTTGGGTGTTGCCCTCTCTGTTGTGTCATGTGATTGA
- the LOC130826744 gene encoding uncharacterized protein LOC130826744 isoform X4, whose product MNCGSEEDEAEVEEVEHFDDFTLASSWERFISEIEAVCRRWMADGPKNLLEKGAVPVGTSEDFYKAKYELKYDKKSYCMEYYFKEKHKGKVTTWDSSRHNLQMAFGVTEFLIIYPQSASGVVLDAPEACKLLSAVAIALSNCCGLWPAFVPVFDPSRKAHIGIQNLGTVFTRRFESDCIRSQVPVKLMHLEGLYELFVSKFAFSAVDFSVHRYKIHFTMRLTYRTLPYDDDDDYMHESEAENTESSVSAKQELHQRSQWDDDCPWSSWYSAEDPVKGFELVATWLGKSIESSLEMAEIENSSPHDAEVWLLLPILSEILNDGRKVKAVGFASQLSLLVVALEMSFEAQFLEDFVSVDSSAEKLRSSAAIPPPTVIDRVLKELFHEGVAALVFSKGENKSSRAIKGAPSESLFAQFCLHALWLGNCNIRAIAILWIEFIREVRWCWEESQPLPKVTINDTIDLSSCLIYQKLQMLAICIEKKREANAEFFDATEDNDDVSGHIAEEHLRSKSNPPRSLNKGTHSKEKQHGWNNPGKSLDDLSSIEEASDLVRRGSSGVAGSMMLLSSCQRMHAPYTQDAPLMTEDMHEERLQAVAALSDSSSFNAQLEREILSSDMSAFKAANPDAVFEDFIRWHSPGDWISDGSAERESSGPQLIGDWPPSGRLSKRMSEQGNFWRKLWNDAPALPAYEQKLLLDPNREGEKILHYLETVRPHQLLEQMICTAFRASADTLNQASFGDLSQMRSKLDQLYQTMACTLRPLQGWVTVKLKSTLTRSSTRSNK is encoded by the exons GAGAAAGGTGCGGTGCCTGTTGGAACTTCGGAAGACTTCTATAAGGCCAAGTATGAGctaaaatatgataaaaagaGCTACTGTATGGAATATTACTTTAAAGAGAAGCATAAAG GCAAAGTCACAACATGGGACTCTAGTCGGCACAATTTGCAGATGGCGTTTGGTGTCACCGAGTTTTTG ATAATTTATCCCCAAAGTGCAAGTGGTGTAGTATTGGATGCACCAGAGGCCTGTAAGCTTCTCAGTGCAGTTGCAATTGCTTTATCCAACTGTTGCGG TCTTTGGCCAGCCTTTGTCCCTGTTTTTGACCCTTCTCGGAAAGCTCATATTGGTATTCAAAATTTGGGAACCGTGTTCACAAGAAGATTTGAATCGGACTGCATCAGGAGTCAGGTTCCTGTGAAGCTTATGCATTTGGAAGGGTTATATGAGTTGTTTGTGTCTAAATTT GCCTTCTCTGCTGTGGACTTCTCTGTCCATCGGTACAAAATTCACTTTACCATGAGGCTTACATACAGAACCCTTCcatacgatgatgatgatgattatatgCATGAATCTGAAGCCGAGAACACAGAATCAAGTGTCAGTGCCAAGCAGGAACTGCATCAAAGATCACAATGGGATGATGACTGCCCTTGGAGTTCATGGTATTCAGCTGAAGATCCCGTAAAAG GATTTGAGTTGGTTGCTACATGGTTGGGTAAATCGATCGAGAGCTCTCTTGAGATGGCTGAAATCGAAAATTCTTCACCTCATGATGCTGAAGTTTGGCTTTTACTTCCGATTCTCTCAGAGATTTT AAATGATGGTCGGAAAGTAAAAGCTGTTGGATTTGCTTCTCAACTCTCTCTCCTGGTTGTTGCCTTAGAGATGTCATTTGAGGCTCAGTTTTTGGAAGACTTTGTGTCAG TAGATTCTAGTGCAGAAAAACTGAGATCTTCAGCAGCTATTCCTCCACCAACTGTTATCGATCGTGTACTCAAAGAGCTTTTTCATGAAG GAGTTGCAGCATTAGTTTTTTCAAAAGGCGAGAATAAAAGTTCTCGAGCTATTAAAGGCGCACCATCAGAGTCTTTGTTTGCACAATTTTGCTTACATGCTCTGTGGCTGGGTAACTGCAATATCCGTG CTATTGCTATACTTTGGATTGAGTTTATTCGAGAAGTTCGTTGGTGTTGGGAAGAGTCTCAACCGTTGCCTAAAGTAACAATTAACGACACCATAGATCTCTCCTCTTGTTTAATTTATCAGAAATTACAAATG CTTGCAATCTGCATTGAAAAGAAGCGTGAAGCAAATGCAGAATTCTTTGATGCCACAGAAGACAACGATGATGTATCTGGTCACATAGCGGAG GAACATTTGCGTTCCAAGTCAAATCCCCCAAGAAGTTTGAACAAGGGTACCCACAG CAAAGAGAAACAACATGGTTGGAATAACCCTGGAAAATCGCTTGATGATCTTTCTTCAATTGAAGAAGCATCTGATCTTGTTAGAAGAGGTTCATCTGGTGTTGCAGGGTCAATGATGCTGTTGAGTTCATGCCAAAGAATGCATGCTCCATATACTCAG GATGCACCATTAATGACCGAAGATATGCATGAAGAGAGGCTACAAGCTGTTGCAGCTCTCAGTGATTCATCT AGTTTTAATGCGCAGCTCGAGAGAGAGATCTTGTCATCAG ATATGTCAGCTTTCAAAGCAGCAAATCCCGATGCTGTTTTTGAGGACTTTATTCGATGGCATTCACCTGGAGATTGGATTAGTGATGGCAGTGCGGAAAGGGAATCATCTGGCCCTCAGTTGATTGGTGATTGGCCTCCAAGTGGACGACTCTCAAAGAGAATGTCCGAACAAGGGAATTTTTGGCGGAAACTTTGGAACGATGCACCTGCTTTGCCGGCTTATGAGCAGAAACTGCTTTTGGACCCAAATCGAGAGGGAGAGAAG ATTCTTCATTATTTAGAGACAGTACGACCACACCAACTACTTGAGCAAATGATTTGTACAGCTTTTAGAGCATCAGCTGATACCTTAAATCAGGCAAGCTTTGGTGATTTGAGTCAAATGAGGAGCAAACTTGATCAGCTTTACCAGACAATGGCTTGTACATTGAGGCCTCTGCAAG GATGGGTAACAGTGAAGCTGAAGTCGACTTTGACAAG GAGTTCAACCAGAAGCAACAAGTAA